The following nucleotide sequence is from Apium graveolens cultivar Ventura chromosome 4, ASM990537v1, whole genome shotgun sequence.
AAAAACGGAGTCCCTTTTTTTGTCAGATAAGGATTACTACTGCCTTTTATCTGACGTGACCGTTCAATTCCAAAATTAGTGACCAAAAGAAAATAAGGAAAATTACCATAAATTACGAAGCTTATGGAGGGGTCTCTTTCTGAATCTGTCCTATATATACCACTCACATACACCCACTCTCTCTATCACCACAATTAAACCCCCAAAACCCTAATTACAAACACATTCTCATCACAATCACTGTTCTAAATCCTTAGAACAACACAACAATGGCACGAAAGCGATCATCTCCACCGCCTGAAATTCCGGTCGACGATTCCGATCACGTCGAAGAAGCCGCCTCCGACGACGATGAACAGCCAATTGAATCCGATCCCCAAAACGACGTCGCTGAAGAAGAAGACGTAGAGTCTCAAGAAAATCAAGGAggagatggagatgctgagtcTGATGGAGATGGTGATGGTGAAGGCGAAGATGAAGATGCTGTTAATGCTAATGAGCAATCTGTTGAGAAGCAGGCTTCTTCTCAAGGATCCGAATCGATTGGGAAAGGTTCCGGGTCGGATCATGGTTCCCTGTCGGATTCTGAGTCTGAGAAGTCCTCTCCTGTTCTTGTGAAGCCTATTAAGTCTAAACCAATGAAGGTTTTGAACAAAAAACCCGACCCGAAACCCGACCCGAAACCGAAGAGGAAAAGGGCTTCTGTGAAGCGGCCGGTGGAGTCTGAGAAGAGTGGGAAGGGTGGGAAGAGAGCTAGGGTTTCGAATGGGGATGAGAAGAGGTCTGGGATTAATAGGATTTGGAGTGAGGATGATGAGATTGTGCTTTTGCAAGGGATGATTGATTATCAGTTGGCCAATGACGAGGACCCATATTCTGATTTGGAGGCTTTTTATGAGTTTTTGAAGGATTCGCTTCACGTGAGTGTGTCCATTAAGCAGTTGAGTGATAAGATTAGGAGGTTGAAGAAGAAGTATTTGGGTAATGCTGAGAAGGGTGATGTTGTGTTTGCGAAAGCACACGAGGATAAGTCGTTTGAGCtttcaaagaagatttggggTGGTGGGAATGGAGTGGAGAATGGTACTAAGGTTAAGGGTGGGAGGAAGAAGAATAAGGATGTCGGGAAAGCTGTGAATAATGGAGTGAATGGGAAGGGTGGTGTTGTGATGGATGATGAGATTGAGAATGGTTTTGAGGCTGAGGAGGAGGACGATGAGGGTTTGGATTTTAAGGCAATGTATCCGTATTTGAGTAAGGCGTGGGAGT
It contains:
- the LOC141721001 gene encoding STOREKEEPER protein-like, which translates into the protein MARKRSSPPPEIPVDDSDHVEEAASDDDEQPIESDPQNDVAEEEDVESQENQGGDGDAESDGDGDGEGEDEDAVNANEQSVEKQASSQGSESIGKGSGSDHGSLSDSESEKSSPVLVKPIKSKPMKVLNKKPDPKPDPKPKRKRASVKRPVESEKSGKGGKRARVSNGDEKRSGINRIWSEDDEIVLLQGMIDYQLANDEDPYSDLEAFYEFLKDSLHVSVSIKQLSDKIRRLKKKYLGNAEKGDVVFAKAHEDKSFELSKKIWGGGNGVENGTKVKGGRKKNKDVGKAVNNGVNGKGGVVMDDEIENGFEAEEEDDEGLDFKAMYPYLSKAWESDVNCSQPLKEISVGNFRLMGSEKVRAMEKEWKDIYVKEMQLYVKKLELKAKQAKVSLNQMTTSDP